From Blattabacterium cuenoti, the proteins below share one genomic window:
- the htpG gene encoding molecular chaperone HtpG — protein sequence MEKDKISVTSDNIFPIIKRFLYSDQEIFLRELVSNATDAVLKLKILVELGKIEDFVDNFQIKIQIDKKNQTIRISDNGIGMTKKEVEKYINQIAFSGAEEFIQQYQNSSSSIIGHFGLGFYSSFMVARKVIIYTQSYRKDHPSISWSCEGSPNFSMKEIEKRKRGTEIVLFINEENKEFLEYDRILKMLHKYCKFMPIVISLSSDYEKEIIINNISPSWKKNPKHLSDQDYLDFYHELYPNQLEKALFWIHLNIDHPFRLTGILYFPNIEKKIDFQRDKIHLYQNQVFITDNLEGIVPDFLSLLKGVIDSPDIPLNVSRSHLQSDSSVKNISKYITRKVGDKLDYMFKENRPDFQKKWINIRIIVEYGMISNTNFFEKANKFFLYPTIKKVFFTLEELKNKVKNYQIDKDGKIVFLYTSNKEKEYSFIKQAEERSYEILILDSPLTVHLIQKIEMNDKNVSFVRVDSDHLDKIIHRKEKYISSLSIEEKESLKNLINICLTDEYKFSIQLENLSEKDYPFFIIIPEFLRRMKEMNSLGKEILKNDDNKFYQLIVNVNHPLMKKALREKNQKEIIQEALNLTFLSKNLLHGKNLNSFISKKMKDLTK from the coding sequence ATGGAAAAAGATAAAATTAGTGTTACTTCAGATAATATTTTTCCTATTATCAAAAGATTTCTTTATTCAGATCAGGAAATTTTTTTACGTGAATTAGTTTCCAATGCAACAGATGCTGTTTTAAAATTGAAAATTTTAGTAGAATTAGGAAAAATAGAAGATTTTGTCGATAATTTTCAAATTAAAATTCAAATTGATAAAAAAAATCAAACTATTCGTATTAGTGATAATGGAATTGGAATGACAAAAAAAGAAGTAGAAAAATATATTAATCAAATTGCTTTCTCTGGGGCAGAAGAATTTATACAACAATATCAAAATTCGTCTTCTTCTATTATCGGACACTTTGGTTTAGGTTTTTATTCTTCTTTTATGGTGGCTAGAAAGGTTATTATTTATACACAATCTTATAGGAAAGATCATCCTTCCATATCCTGGTCTTGCGAAGGTTCTCCAAATTTTTCTATGAAAGAAATAGAAAAAAGAAAAAGAGGAACAGAAATAGTTCTTTTTATTAATGAAGAGAATAAAGAATTTCTGGAGTACGATCGAATTTTGAAAATGTTACATAAATATTGTAAATTCATGCCTATAGTTATTTCTCTTTCGTCAGATTATGAAAAAGAAATAATAATAAATAATATCTCACCTTCTTGGAAAAAAAATCCTAAACACTTAAGTGATCAGGATTATCTAGATTTTTATCATGAATTATATCCAAATCAATTAGAGAAAGCATTATTTTGGATTCATTTGAATATTGATCATCCTTTTCGTTTAACAGGAATTTTATATTTTCCGAATATAGAGAAAAAAATAGATTTTCAAAGAGATAAAATTCATTTATACCAAAATCAAGTTTTTATCACAGATAATTTAGAAGGAATTGTTCCAGACTTTCTGAGTCTATTAAAAGGAGTTATTGATTCTCCAGATATTCCTCTTAATGTTTCTCGTTCTCATTTACAATCAGATTCTTCTGTAAAGAATATATCAAAATATATTACCAGAAAGGTTGGAGATAAATTGGATTACATGTTTAAGGAAAATAGGCCTGATTTTCAAAAAAAATGGATAAATATAAGAATAATAGTAGAATATGGAATGATCAGTAATACTAACTTTTTCGAAAAAGCAAATAAATTTTTCCTTTATCCTACAATCAAAAAAGTTTTTTTTACTTTGGAAGAATTAAAAAATAAAGTAAAAAACTATCAGATAGATAAGGATGGAAAAATTGTATTTCTTTATACTTCAAATAAAGAAAAGGAATATAGTTTTATTAAACAAGCGGAAGAAAGATCCTATGAAATTTTAATTTTAGATAGTCCACTAACCGTTCATTTAATTCAAAAAATAGAAATGAATGATAAAAATGTTTCTTTTGTTCGTGTAGATTCAGATCATCTTGATAAAATAATTCACAGGAAAGAAAAATATATTTCTTCTCTTTCCATAGAGGAAAAAGAAAGTTTAAAAAACTTAATTAATATTTGTTTAACAGACGAATACAAATTTTCTATACAATTAGAAAATCTTTCTGAAAAAGACTATCCTTTTTTCATTATAATTCCAGAATTTTTACGAAGAATGAAGGAAATGAATTCTTTAGGTAAAGAAATTTTGAAAAATGATGATAATAAATTTTATCAATTAATTGTTAATGTCAATCATCCTTTAATGAAAAAAGCTTTAAGAGAAAAAAATCAAAAGGAAATTATTCAAGAAGCTTTAAATCTAACTTTTTTATCAAAAAATTTACTTCATGGTAAAAATTTAAATTCTTTTATTTCTAAAAAAATGAAAGATCTTACAAAATGA
- a CDS encoding DNA recombination protein RmuC, with protein MIFFWFSIVLLLGFLCFLIFRRFEIFFKNQLEKQWKENRNMNQYDRIEFINSIKDFKESILLSTKDFQNSVDQKIQFYMDNQSNKLDLFHIEQEKLIKITEKRLEEIRENVDEKLHNSLNLHLGKSFDIIGNQLFFLQKGLGDMKNLAQDVNALKRTLNHVKICGSFSEMQLSMLLQQILSPEQYACNVVTKSSTNYVVEFAIKLPGLGKGNTVWLPIDVKFPKETYEKLQLAYSLGKKEKLEIAKKNMISVLKKMSKNIMEKYIDPPNTTDFAILFLPFEGIYAEIVKNSSLLEELLRKYKIVITGPSTLAAMLNSLQIGFRTLAIQKRSSEVWKVLETVKKEFTKFGLLLHQVQDKIQDASKDIDIVMGVRKNLIEKKLKDIEKY; from the coding sequence ATGATTTTTTTTTGGTTTTCTATTGTTCTTTTGTTAGGTTTTTTATGTTTTTTAATCTTTAGAAGATTTGAAATTTTTTTTAAAAATCAATTAGAGAAACAGTGGAAAGAAAACCGGAACATGAATCAATATGATCGAATTGAATTCATAAATTCAATAAAAGATTTTAAAGAAAGTATTCTTCTATCCACAAAAGATTTTCAAAACTCTGTTGATCAAAAAATTCAGTTTTACATGGATAACCAATCTAATAAATTAGATCTTTTTCATATAGAACAAGAAAAATTAATTAAAATAACAGAAAAAAGACTAGAAGAAATCAGGGAGAATGTTGACGAAAAACTTCATAATTCATTGAACCTACATTTAGGAAAATCTTTTGATATTATAGGTAATCAACTCTTTTTTTTACAGAAAGGATTAGGGGATATGAAAAATTTAGCACAAGATGTAAATGCTTTAAAAAGAACTTTAAATCATGTGAAAATATGTGGAAGTTTTAGTGAAATGCAGTTATCTATGCTTTTGCAACAAATTCTTTCTCCAGAACAATATGCGTGTAATGTTGTGACTAAATCTAGTACCAACTATGTTGTAGAATTTGCAATTAAACTTCCAGGACTTGGAAAAGGGAATACTGTCTGGTTGCCCATTGATGTAAAATTTCCAAAAGAAACTTATGAAAAATTACAATTAGCTTATAGTTTAGGAAAAAAAGAAAAACTAGAAATAGCTAAAAAAAATATGATATCCGTTCTTAAAAAAATGTCTAAAAATATTATGGAGAAATATATAGATCCTCCAAATACTACTGATTTTGCTATTTTATTTTTACCTTTTGAAGGTATATATGCGGAAATTGTTAAAAATTCTAGTCTATTAGAAGAACTTTTAAGAAAGTATAAAATAGTTATAACAGGGCCGTCTACATTAGCTGCTATGTTAAACAGTTTGCAAATAGGATTTCGTACTCTAGCTATTCAGAAAAGGAGTTCCGAAGTTTGGAAAGTTTTAGAAACTGTGAAAAAAGAATTTACAAAATTTGGACTTTTACTTCATCAAGTACAGGATAAAATACAAGATGCATCTAAAGATATAGACATAGTTATGGGTGTTAGGAAAAATTTAATAGAGAAAAAACTAAAAGATATAGAAAAATATTAA
- the mnmG gene encoding tRNA uridine-5-carboxymethylaminomethyl(34) synthesis enzyme MnmG, whose translation MFVNNTYDVIVVGAGHAGSEAALASSKMGSKTLLITTNMQTIGQMSCNPAIGGIAKGQIVREIDALGGFSGIITDYSMIQFRMLNKSKGPAMWSPRAQCDRKLFSSHWRLFLEKNHKLDLYQETVISLLIKKNEIRGVITSFGIKIRGKSVILTNGTFLNGKIYIGNKKISGGRIAEQEVKGITEQLTDNLGIQHGRMKTGTSPRIDGRSLNYHKMTSQKGDKNPKKFSFLNTKRLNQQKECYITSTNKEVHEVIYNNKKLSPIFTGEMHGVSPRYCPSIEEKISRFSEKDEHPIFVEPEGWNTVEVYINGFSTSLPEHIQYKALRKIKGFENAKMIRPGYAIEYDYFPPIQLKLTLESKIIKNLFFAGQINGTTGYEEAAAQGLIAGINAHLKVDNNKEPLILKRSQAYIGVLIDDLITKGTKEPYRMFTSRAEYRMLLRQDNADERLTSIGYNIGLISEKRMKEVDKKKSKIKKCMFLFQNKNFKPDIINPILNKKKSPMILHEKKMNNILSRSEIDIKDLIMIPSLKDEIDKNNFNQEVLEQVSIRIKYKGYLEREKENAKKLLKLENLKIPKNIDFGKIPSLSIEAIEKLTYHRPESLSQASRISGVSPSDLSILLIYMNR comes from the coding sequence ATGTTTGTAAATAATACGTACGATGTTATCGTTGTTGGAGCTGGTCATGCTGGATCAGAAGCGGCTTTAGCTTCTTCTAAGATGGGATCTAAAACATTGCTCATTACCACGAATATGCAGACTATCGGTCAAATGTCTTGTAATCCAGCTATAGGGGGGATAGCTAAAGGACAAATAGTAAGAGAGATAGATGCTTTAGGTGGTTTTTCAGGCATCATAACAGATTATAGTATGATACAATTTAGAATGTTAAATAAATCAAAAGGACCTGCTATGTGGAGTCCTAGAGCTCAATGTGATAGAAAATTATTTTCTAGTCATTGGAGATTGTTTTTAGAAAAAAATCATAAACTAGATTTATATCAAGAAACAGTAATTTCTTTACTGATAAAAAAAAACGAAATAAGAGGAGTGATTACTTCTTTTGGAATAAAAATTAGAGGAAAATCTGTTATTCTCACTAATGGAACATTCTTAAATGGAAAAATTTATATCGGAAATAAAAAAATAAGTGGTGGAAGAATAGCGGAACAAGAAGTTAAAGGAATTACGGAACAATTAACTGATAACTTAGGTATTCAACATGGAAGAATGAAAACAGGAACTTCTCCAAGAATAGATGGACGTTCGTTAAACTATCACAAAATGACATCTCAAAAAGGAGATAAAAATCCTAAAAAATTTTCTTTTTTAAATACTAAAAGACTAAATCAACAAAAGGAATGTTATATTACATCTACTAATAAAGAAGTACATGAGGTTATATATAACAATAAAAAATTATCTCCAATTTTTACAGGAGAGATGCATGGAGTAAGTCCTAGATATTGTCCTTCTATTGAAGAAAAAATAAGTAGATTTTCCGAAAAAGATGAACATCCAATTTTTGTAGAACCAGAAGGGTGGAATACAGTAGAAGTTTATATCAATGGATTTTCTACTTCTTTACCTGAACATATACAATATAAAGCTTTAAGAAAAATTAAAGGATTTGAGAATGCAAAAATGATAAGACCTGGATATGCTATTGAATATGATTATTTTCCTCCTATTCAATTAAAATTAACTTTAGAAAGTAAAATAATCAAAAATCTTTTTTTTGCAGGACAAATTAATGGAACAACAGGATATGAAGAAGCAGCAGCTCAAGGATTAATAGCAGGAATAAATGCTCATTTAAAAGTTGACAATAATAAAGAACCTTTGATTTTAAAAAGGAGTCAAGCCTATATAGGTGTTTTAATAGATGATTTAATTACGAAAGGAACAAAAGAACCTTATAGGATGTTTACTTCAAGAGCCGAATACAGGATGTTATTACGTCAGGATAATGCGGATGAAAGATTAACGTCTATTGGTTATAATATAGGTTTAATTTCAGAAAAAAGAATGAAGGAAGTAGATAAAAAAAAATCTAAAATAAAAAAATGTATGTTTTTATTTCAAAATAAAAATTTTAAACCAGACATTATAAATCCTATTTTAAATAAAAAAAAATCTCCAATGATTCTTCATGAAAAAAAAATGAATAACATTCTTTCTCGTTCAGAAATTGATATAAAAGATCTTATTATGATACCATCTCTTAAAGATGAAATAGATAAAAATAATTTTAATCAAGAGGTATTAGAACAAGTGTCTATTCGAATAAAATATAAAGGATATCTTGAAAGAGAAAAAGAAAACGCAAAAAAATTGTTGAAACTTGAAAATCTTAAAATTCCAAAGAATATTGATTTTGGAAAAATTCCATCTTTGTCTATAGAAGCTATAGAAAAATTGACTTATCATCGTCCAGAATCATTGTCTCAAGCTTCAAGAATTAGTGGAGTTTCTCCTTCTGATTTAAGCATTTTATTAATTTATATGAATAGATAA
- a CDS encoding 3'-5' exonuclease, translating into MKLELYRPICFFDIEATGINIGKDRIIEISILKIYPNENKENKTWLIFPGIPIPPQSTAIHGIKDEDVEGKLEFKDVAHHILKMIANSDLAGYNSNRFDIPILAEEMLRAGISFDIKKHRTIDVQVIFHKKEPRTLSAAYQYYCKKDLRKAHSSKADTFATYEILLAQLEKYNDLKNDVKSLNQFSYQKNIADLAGFIKIDEKGNEIFNFGKYKGQKVYEIFERDPNYYGWIQNSDFPLYTKKVFTGVKLRKFNKK; encoded by the coding sequence ATGAAATTAGAACTTTATCGTCCTATTTGCTTTTTTGATATAGAAGCTACAGGAATAAATATTGGAAAAGATAGGATTATAGAAATATCTATATTAAAAATATATCCTAATGAAAATAAAGAAAATAAAACTTGGCTTATTTTCCCTGGAATTCCCATACCACCACAATCTACGGCTATTCATGGAATAAAAGATGAAGATGTAGAAGGTAAATTAGAATTTAAAGATGTAGCTCATCATATTTTAAAAATGATTGCTAATTCGGATTTAGCAGGATATAATTCTAATAGATTTGACATACCTATTTTAGCAGAAGAAATGTTACGTGCGGGTATCTCCTTCGACATAAAAAAACATAGGACTATAGATGTTCAAGTTATTTTCCATAAAAAAGAACCTAGAACACTTTCTGCTGCTTATCAATATTATTGTAAAAAAGATCTTAGAAAGGCTCATAGTTCTAAAGCCGATACATTTGCTACTTACGAAATATTATTAGCACAATTAGAAAAATATAATGATCTAAAAAATGATGTAAAAAGTTTGAATCAGTTTTCTTACCAGAAGAATATAGCAGATCTTGCTGGTTTTATAAAAATAGATGAAAAAGGAAATGAAATATTTAACTTTGGTAAATATAAAGGTCAGAAAGTATATGAAATTTTTGAAAGAGATCCAAATTATTACGGTTGGATACAAAATTCTGATTTTCCATTATATACTAAAAAAGTATTTACGGGTGTAAAATTACGTAAATTCAATAAAAAATAA
- the rpmG gene encoding 50S ribosomal protein L33, with product MGKKGNRIQIILECTEQRKSGISGISRYTTTKNKKNSPNRIELKKYNPILKKYTIHKEIK from the coding sequence ATGGGAAAAAAAGGAAATCGAATTCAAATTATATTGGAATGTACTGAACAAAGAAAAAGTGGTATTTCTGGAATTTCTAGATACACAACAACTAAGAATAAAAAAAATTCTCCAAATAGAATAGAATTAAAAAAGTATAATCCTATATTGAAAAAATATACTATACATAAGGAAATTAAATAA
- a CDS encoding YebC/PmpR family DNA-binding transcriptional regulator, whose amino-acid sequence MSGHSKWANIQHKKSNKDFRKSKIFSKIIKEIFIAVKESGKNRVSFRLKKAILNAKSFNIPKNTIERTIQKALQVNKNNILYLEGQFHEISLIIECLTDNHIRTTSDIKIILNKKGGRLCRYGELNHLFNRIVCFSIEKKYFRSSIEDFELMAIDYGAKDFLRDDYYLHIYTDFESFGRMKKYLDKMNNFYNYLIKYLAVHPKYISDKYRKKILDIIEKLKEHEDVKKIYSNMKVLEKNNKV is encoded by the coding sequence ATGTCAGGACACAGTAAATGGGCTAATATACAACATAAGAAATCCAATAAAGATTTTAGAAAATCTAAAATTTTCTCTAAAATTATTAAAGAAATTTTTATTGCAGTTAAAGAATCTGGTAAAAATAGAGTTTCTTTCCGTTTAAAAAAAGCGATACTAAATGCAAAATCTTTCAATATACCAAAAAATACTATAGAAAGAACGATACAAAAAGCTTTACAAGTTAATAAAAACAATATTTTATATTTAGAAGGACAATTTCATGAAATTAGTTTGATTATAGAATGCTTAACAGATAATCATATTAGAACCACTTCAGATATAAAAATTATCCTAAATAAAAAAGGAGGAAGATTATGTCGTTATGGAGAATTAAATCATTTATTTAATCGTATAGTTTGTTTTTCTATAGAGAAGAAATATTTTCGTTCTTCTATTGAAGATTTCGAACTTATGGCAATAGACTACGGAGCTAAAGATTTTTTAAGAGATGATTATTATTTACATATATACACTGATTTTGAATCCTTTGGAAGGATGAAAAAATATTTAGATAAAATGAATAATTTTTACAATTATCTAATTAAATATTTAGCCGTACATCCTAAATATATTTCAGATAAATATAGGAAAAAAATATTGGATATAATAGAAAAACTAAAAGAACATGAAGATGTCAAAAAAATTTACTCTAATATGAAAGTATTAGAAAAAAATAATAAAGTATAA
- the ftsY gene encoding signal recognition particle-docking protein FtsY, with product MKKYERKEDNITFHRELKKTRETFFSRIRNLFSASGKKKLDTDFFDHVEEILLSSDVGIKTTIKIINNLEKKVQDVKNNVVDIKYLYKLLKEEMKLLFMDIKNKCLEDKVEDEKNKPYVIIMIGVNGVGKTTTIGKLAFLLKKKGLNLIIGAADTYRAAAINQLEIWSNLVNVPLIKQHMYADPASVAYDTLQSAKSKKIDVVLIDTAGRFQNRVGLMEELSKISRVLKRVIPNAPHEVMLVLDASTGQNSFEQVRKFITFVKVTSIILTKIEGTAKGGMVLGIMDQFKIPIKYVGIGEKIRDLKKFDGEKFIDSFFPE from the coding sequence ATGAAAAAATATGAAAGAAAAGAAGATAATATAACATTTCATCGTGAATTGAAAAAAACTAGAGAAACTTTTTTTTCTAGGATTAGAAATTTATTTTCTGCTAGTGGAAAAAAAAAATTAGATACAGATTTTTTTGATCATGTTGAAGAAATATTATTATCTTCTGATGTAGGAATAAAAACAACTATAAAAATTATTAATAATCTTGAAAAGAAAGTTCAAGACGTTAAAAATAACGTAGTAGATATAAAATATTTATATAAACTTCTCAAAGAAGAAATGAAGCTTCTATTTATGGATATAAAAAATAAATGTCTGGAAGATAAAGTAGAAGATGAAAAAAACAAACCATATGTTATTATTATGATTGGAGTCAATGGAGTTGGAAAAACTACTACGATTGGTAAATTAGCCTTCCTTTTAAAAAAAAAAGGTTTGAATTTAATTATAGGAGCTGCAGATACATATCGTGCTGCTGCTATAAACCAACTTGAAATATGGTCAAATTTAGTTAATGTTCCATTGATTAAACAACATATGTATGCGGATCCTGCTTCTGTTGCATATGATACATTACAATCTGCTAAATCTAAAAAAATAGACGTAGTATTAATCGATACTGCGGGAAGATTTCAAAATCGGGTAGGTCTTATGGAAGAATTATCTAAAATTAGTAGAGTTTTAAAAAGAGTTATACCTAATGCACCTCATGAAGTTATGCTTGTTTTAGATGCATCAACAGGACAAAATTCTTTTGAACAAGTAAGAAAATTTATTACTTTCGTTAAAGTAACTTCCATCATCTTAACAAAGATAGAAGGAACTGCTAAAGGAGGTATGGTTTTAGGAATTATGGATCAATTTAAAATTCCTATTAAATATGTTGGAATAGGAGAGAAAATTAGAGATCTAAAAAAATTTGATGGAGAAAAATTTATTGATTCTTTTTTTCCTGAATAA
- a CDS encoding DUF4295 family protein: protein MSKKVIENKTKKNSQKKILAIRIIKSDKSDSYSFEKKILSEKEIKDYFNN from the coding sequence ATGTCTAAAAAAGTTATAGAAAATAAAACAAAGAAAAATTCTCAAAAAAAAATATTGGCTATTAGAATAATTAAATCAGATAAATCTGATTCTTATTCTTTTGAAAAAAAAATTTTAAGTGAAAAAGAAATTAAAGATTATTTTAATAACTAA
- the rho gene encoding transcription termination factor Rho, translated as MFDITELKSKKLFELQEIARSSGLKKCTQLRKNELLEKIISILKNKTRLNKKNKTNYSNLKIENSFKKEFQEKNKLNRQENSKKYPKNNKQPEENIRYTKKYVKNWRKDNKNHQVESNSSSAHTESENVLKQKNSNNKYRTPEYEFEGIIISEGVLEIMAENYGFLRSSDFNYLSSPDDIYVSQSQIRLFGMKTGDTIRGEVRPPKNGEKYFPLIKIIEINGRSPSVVRERDSFEHLTPLFPNEKFKIAEKNSTISTRIVDLFTPIGKGQRGMIVAPPKTGKTTLLKEIANAIAANHPEVYLIILLIDERPEEVTDMQRNVRGEVIASTFDEPADRHVKVANIVLQKAKRMVECSHDVVILLDSITRLARAYNTVSPASGKVLSGGVDANALHKPKRFFGAARNIENGGSLSIIATAMIDTGSKMDEVIFEEFKGTGNKELQLDRKISNKRIYPAIDLISSSTRKDDLLLDTKTLQRMWILRKHLSDMNPVEAMEFLKSRIARTQNNEDFLISMNG; from the coding sequence ATGTTTGATATTACTGAATTAAAAAGTAAAAAACTTTTTGAATTACAGGAGATCGCTCGTTCTTCAGGATTAAAAAAATGTACACAATTACGAAAAAATGAACTCCTGGAAAAAATTATTTCCATTTTAAAAAATAAAACAAGACTTAATAAAAAAAACAAAACCAATTATTCAAATTTAAAAATAGAAAATTCTTTTAAAAAAGAATTTCAAGAAAAAAATAAATTGAATCGTCAAGAAAATTCAAAAAAATATCCAAAAAATAATAAACAACCAGAAGAAAACATAAGATATACAAAGAAATATGTCAAAAATTGGAGAAAAGATAATAAAAATCATCAAGTAGAATCAAATTCATCATCAGCTCATACTGAATCAGAAAATGTATTGAAACAAAAAAATTCTAATAATAAATATCGTACACCAGAATACGAATTTGAAGGAATTATAATTAGTGAAGGAGTATTAGAGATTATGGCTGAAAATTATGGTTTTTTAAGATCGTCTGATTTTAATTATTTATCATCTCCTGATGATATTTATGTTTCTCAATCTCAAATAAGACTTTTTGGAATGAAAACAGGAGATACTATAAGAGGAGAAGTCCGTCCACCTAAAAATGGAGAAAAATATTTTCCTTTGATAAAAATTATTGAAATAAATGGAAGATCACCATCTGTAGTAAGAGAAAGAGATTCTTTTGAACATTTGACCCCTCTTTTTCCAAACGAAAAATTTAAAATAGCTGAAAAAAATTCGACTATTTCCACAAGAATAGTGGATCTTTTCACTCCTATAGGTAAAGGGCAAAGGGGAATGATTGTTGCTCCTCCAAAAACAGGAAAAACTACTTTATTGAAAGAAATTGCTAACGCTATTGCAGCTAACCATCCGGAAGTTTATTTGATTATTTTATTGATAGATGAACGTCCAGAAGAAGTAACAGACATGCAAAGAAATGTGAGAGGGGAAGTAATAGCATCTACTTTTGATGAACCAGCAGATAGACATGTTAAAGTGGCAAATATAGTATTGCAAAAAGCAAAAAGAATGGTAGAATGTTCTCATGATGTTGTCATTTTATTAGATTCTATAACACGTTTAGCCCGTGCTTATAATACTGTATCCCCTGCTTCTGGTAAAGTATTATCGGGTGGAGTTGATGCAAATGCTTTACATAAACCAAAAAGATTTTTTGGAGCGGCTAGAAATATAGAAAATGGAGGTTCTTTATCTATTATAGCAACTGCTATGATTGATACTGGATCTAAAATGGATGAAGTTATTTTTGAAGAATTTAAGGGAACAGGGAATAAAGAACTTCAACTAGATAGAAAAATTTCTAATAAACGAATTTATCCAGCTATTGATTTAATCTCGTCTAGTACAAGAAAAGATGATTTATTATTGGACACAAAAACATTGCAAAGAATGTGGATTTTACGAAAACATCTGTCCGATATGAATCCTGTAGAGGCTATGGAATTTTTAAAATCACGTATAGCAAGAACACAAAATAATGAAGATTTCTTGATTTCTATGAATGGATAA
- the ybeY gene encoding rRNA maturation RNase YbeY: MINFFYEISNFSIQKKYFFLQFIHILLKNEGKKVGIINYIFCNDAYLLKLNKKFLRKNDYTDVIAFSSVKEGKKKCFISGDIFISIDRVLDNSKKWNQNFKVELKRVMIHALLHFIGYEDKIHKKLMKKKEDFYLFLFQF; this comes from the coding sequence ATGATTAATTTTTTTTACGAAATTTCTAATTTTTCTATTCAAAAAAAATATTTTTTTCTTCAGTTTATCCATATTTTACTAAAAAATGAAGGTAAAAAGGTAGGAATAATTAATTATATTTTTTGTAATGATGCTTATCTTTTAAAATTAAATAAAAAATTTTTACGAAAAAATGATTACACAGATGTAATTGCTTTTTCTTCTGTAAAAGAAGGAAAAAAAAAATGTTTCATATCAGGAGATATATTTATTAGTATAGATCGTGTTTTAGATAATTCTAAAAAATGGAATCAAAATTTTAAAGTTGAGTTGAAAAGAGTAATGATACATGCTCTTCTTCATTTTATTGGATATGAAGATAAAATTCATAAAAAATTAATGAAAAAAAAAGAAGATTTTTATTTATTTTTATTCCAATTTTGA
- a CDS encoding CDP-alcohol phosphatidyltransferase family protein: protein MFLNITVKKIRNVIPNTFTTLNLFFGCVSLTLLQLKEFDNSAIFTLFSFLFDFLDGFTSRIIKNKSKIGKELDSLADIISFGLVPSMIVFSLLKDERKKALPFIEWFSFLIIISSAFRLAEFNITSSFRKKNYGLTTPINTLFFTTLSFIMRHQNTGYIKTVILNPMIIVSLIFFSCYFLLSKIPMFSLIFSDFSWKKNKKRYLFLLISIFLFLTLHLVAIPCIIILYIITSIYYNQRKNFQT, encoded by the coding sequence ATGTTTTTAAATATAACAGTGAAAAAAATAAGAAATGTCATTCCAAATACTTTTACTACATTAAATCTATTTTTTGGATGTGTTTCCCTTACATTATTACAATTAAAAGAATTTGATAATTCTGCTATATTTACTCTTTTTTCATTTTTATTTGATTTTTTAGATGGATTTACTTCTAGAATTATAAAAAATAAAAGTAAAATAGGAAAAGAATTAGATTCTTTAGCCGATATCATTTCTTTTGGTTTAGTTCCATCTATGATAGTTTTTTCTTTATTAAAAGATGAAAGGAAAAAGGCTCTCCCATTTATTGAATGGTTTTCTTTCTTAATAATTATATCCTCTGCATTTCGATTGGCTGAATTTAACATAACTTCTTCTTTTCGTAAAAAAAATTACGGTTTAACTACTCCAATAAACACATTATTTTTCACTACTTTATCTTTTATCATGAGACATCAAAATACAGGTTATATAAAAACAGTTATTTTAAATCCTATGATCATAGTTTCTCTAATTTTTTTTTCTTGTTATTTCTTATTATCTAAAATACCAATGTTTTCATTAATTTTTAGTGATTTTTCTTGGAAAAAGAATAAAAAACGTTATTTATTTTTACTAATAAGTATATTTCTTTTCCTAACTTTACATTTAGTCGCAATACCTTGTATTATTATTTTATACATTATAACCTCAATATATTATAATCAAAGAAAAAATTTTCAAACATGA